Proteins from a genomic interval of Streptomyces sp. NBC_01445:
- a CDS encoding serine/threonine-protein kinase encodes MVRLADYRLVSQLGDRGTGTAHLARSPGGQVVVVRTVREPLAAEPLFRARYRWETEAARAVRGPFTAAVLDADPEAAVPWTAAEFCVGPSLSEAVAALGLPDPGALAAIGASLAGALTAIHATGLVHGDLKPANVVVTAAGPKVIDFGVAKAAVPGGGTPGIGEPAAEPVGSPGFMAPEQITHAVPAGASADVFALGALLGLCATGRNPHGAGNAPHVIHRTLHEQPDLVGVPDQEWEAFLGGCLAKSPYARPTVPEVLAWCVARATPYPWWEQEEVAALIHVHEESLTERLSAEEQD; translated from the coding sequence ATGGTGCGTCTCGCGGATTACCGCCTCGTCAGTCAGCTCGGCGACCGCGGCACGGGGACCGCGCACCTGGCGCGCTCACCGGGGGGCCAGGTCGTGGTGGTCAGGACAGTGCGGGAGCCTCTCGCCGCCGAGCCGCTGTTCAGGGCACGGTACCGGTGGGAGACCGAGGCGGCGCGGGCCGTGCGGGGGCCCTTCACTGCGGCCGTGCTCGACGCCGACCCCGAGGCGGCGGTGCCCTGGACCGCGGCGGAGTTCTGCGTGGGCCCCTCGCTGTCCGAGGCCGTGGCGGCGCTCGGCCTGCCGGACCCGGGTGCCCTCGCCGCGATCGGCGCCTCGCTCGCCGGGGCGCTCACGGCGATCCATGCGACGGGGCTCGTGCACGGCGATCTCAAACCGGCGAACGTCGTCGTGACGGCCGCCGGGCCCAAGGTCATCGACTTCGGGGTCGCGAAGGCGGCGGTTCCGGGCGGCGGGACGCCCGGCATCGGCGAACCGGCCGCCGAACCGGTCGGCTCCCCCGGCTTCATGGCGCCCGAGCAGATCACCCACGCCGTCCCGGCCGGCGCCTCCGCGGACGTGTTCGCGCTCGGCGCGCTGCTCGGCCTCTGCGCGACGGGCCGCAATCCGCACGGCGCGGGCAACGCCCCGCACGTCATCCACCGCACGCTGCACGAGCAGCCGGACCTGGTCGGAGTCCCGGACCAGGAGTGGGAGGCGTTCCTCGGCGGCTGCCTGGCCAAGTCCCCCTACGCCCGTCCGACGGTCCCCGAGGTCCTGGCGTGGTGTGTGGCCCGGGCGACCCCGTATCCCTGGTGGGAGCAGGAGGAGGTCGCGGCCCTCATCCACGTGCACGAGGAGTCGCTCACGGAGAGGCTGTCGGCGGAGGAGCAGGACTGA
- a CDS encoding GntR family transcriptional regulator, whose translation MAAIRRVQRTLLRDQACTAIRDAIVGGDIAPGAVVRDADLAELLGLSRAPVRAAFSRLVDEGLLETKPQSHTRVTPLVAADVRDAAAVVRAMHELAVRTAVPRLARADTDAMREANARFAAAVAAGDVDAALRADDELHGVPVRVSGNRAAAATIARYTPLIRRLERRRFGQGAACGSAGPHARLIDACAAGDAAGAVRITTEIWRVLEELADEEA comes from the coding sequence ATGGCGGCCATCCGACGGGTGCAGCGCACCCTCCTCAGAGACCAGGCGTGCACCGCGATCCGTGACGCCATCGTCGGCGGGGACATCGCGCCGGGCGCGGTCGTACGTGACGCGGATCTCGCCGAACTCCTCGGCCTGTCCCGCGCGCCCGTCCGCGCGGCGTTCTCACGGCTCGTGGACGAGGGGCTCCTGGAGACCAAGCCGCAGAGCCACACCCGGGTCACCCCCCTGGTGGCGGCCGACGTACGGGACGCGGCCGCCGTCGTACGCGCCATGCACGAGCTCGCCGTCCGCACCGCCGTGCCCCGCCTCGCCCGCGCGGACACCGACGCGATGCGCGAGGCCAACGCGCGGTTCGCCGCCGCCGTGGCGGCCGGTGACGTGGACGCGGCCCTGCGCGCGGACGACGAGCTGCACGGCGTCCCGGTCCGCGTCTCGGGCAACCGTGCCGCGGCCGCCACGATCGCCCGCTACACGCCCCTCATCCGCCGCCTGGAGCGGCGCCGCTTCGGCCAGGGAGCCGCGTGCGGCTCCGCCGGGCCCCACGCCCGCCTCATCGACGCCTGCGCCGCGGGGGACGCGGCGGGCGCGGTGCGGATCACGACGGAGATCTGGCGCGTACTGGAGGAGCTGGCCGACGAGGAGGCGTAG
- a CDS encoding 1-aminocyclopropane-1-carboxylate deaminase → MTIDAYERYPLLFGPSPVHPLDRLTAHLGGASLWAKREDCNSGIAYGGNKTRKLEYLVADALAQGCDTLVSIGGVQSNHTRQVAAVAARAGLKCVLVQESWVEWPDSVYDKVGNILISRLAGAEVRLVRAGFGIGVKESWEQAVREVEEAGGRPYAIPAGCSEHRLGGLGFAQWAYELAEQEAELGVFFDTVVVCSVTGSTQAGMIAGCAALVESGGRPRRILGVDASAEPDRTREQILRIARGTAGLVGVRRELTEDDVELDERFHAGTYGVPDEATLDAMRLAARTEGMVTDPVYEGKSMAGMIDLVARGEIGPDATVLYAHLGGQPALNAYSALFR, encoded by the coding sequence GTGACCATCGACGCGTACGAGCGCTACCCCCTGCTCTTCGGCCCCTCGCCCGTGCACCCGCTGGACCGGCTCACCGCGCATCTCGGCGGGGCCTCCCTCTGGGCCAAGCGGGAGGACTGCAACTCCGGAATCGCGTACGGCGGGAACAAGACCCGCAAGCTGGAGTACCTGGTCGCGGATGCCCTCGCGCAGGGCTGCGACACGCTCGTGTCGATCGGCGGGGTGCAGTCCAACCACACCCGCCAGGTCGCTGCCGTAGCGGCCCGCGCGGGCCTCAAGTGCGTTCTCGTGCAGGAGAGTTGGGTCGAGTGGCCCGACTCCGTCTACGACAAGGTCGGCAACATCCTCATCTCCCGGCTCGCGGGTGCGGAGGTGCGTCTGGTCCGGGCCGGGTTCGGCATCGGCGTCAAGGAGAGCTGGGAGCAGGCCGTCCGCGAGGTGGAGGAGGCGGGCGGCCGCCCGTACGCGATCCCGGCCGGCTGCTCCGAACACCGGCTGGGCGGCCTCGGATTCGCGCAATGGGCTTACGAACTTGCCGAACAGGAAGCGGAGTTGGGCGTCTTCTTCGACACCGTCGTGGTCTGCTCGGTCACCGGGTCGACCCAGGCGGGGATGATCGCCGGGTGCGCGGCGCTCGTCGAGTCCGGTGGCCGCCCTCGCCGCATCCTCGGCGTCGACGCCTCCGCCGAACCGGACCGCACCCGCGAGCAGATCCTGCGGATCGCCCGGGGCACGGCCGGGCTCGTCGGCGTACGGAGGGAGCTGACGGAGGACGATGTCGAGCTCGACGAGCGCTTCCACGCGGGGACGTACGGCGTCCCCGACGAGGCCACCCTCGACGCGATGCGGCTGGCCGCCCGCACGGAGGGCATGGTGACCGATCCCGTGTACGAGGGAAAGTCGATGGCCGGGATGATCGACCTGGTCGCCCGGGGCGAGATCGGCCCCGACGCGACCGTCCTGTACGCCCACCTCGGCGGCCAGCCCGCCCTGAACGCCTACAGCGCGCTGTTCCGGTGA
- a CDS encoding CarD family transcriptional regulator, whose amino-acid sequence MTRPPSTRRQLPGSPFNVPAKPAPPVEQFAVGDRVSHDQYGLGRIIGVEGDEAVLIDFAGQQGRFLTPFSKLSKL is encoded by the coding sequence ATGACAAGGCCCCCCAGTACGCGCCGCCAACTTCCGGGCAGCCCCTTCAACGTTCCGGCAAAGCCCGCTCCGCCGGTAGAGCAGTTCGCCGTGGGCGACCGCGTTTCCCATGATCAGTACGGCCTCGGCAGGATCATCGGGGTCGAGGGCGACGAAGCCGTGCTCATCGACTTCGCCGGGCAGCAGGGCCGGTTCCTGACCCCGTTCTCCAAGCTGTCCAAGCTCTGA
- a CDS encoding TerD family protein — translation MTPGSNIPLSTARVAVDVAAPVRLDVSGLLLTADGKVRSDDDFIFYNQPSGPGVTYRSGGGTAPDAIVVDTAAVPPGIEKIVVTASPDAAGQTFQGIEPTATIKADDGSVLATFTPPQLGTETALVIVEIYLRNGAWKARAVGQGYANGLAGIATDFGVSVEEPAAPAPAPAPVQPAQPVQAMPAPTTPPVDPRVAPPAPTAAPAAPPAAPAPGAGKINLDKGRVSLQKNQTVSLVKGGQPLLSQVKMGLGWEPAFRGKDIDLDASVIAFGPQRNHVDSCYFGKLSIVNGAIKHSGDNLTGEGGGDDEVIVVDLGRLPQEVTGLVFTVNSFSGQKFTEVAKAYCRLIDAATGEELVRFDLTNAEAQTGVMMAKLIRQFSGEWDMTAMGDFVKSRTVRGMVKPAAQAL, via the coding sequence ATGACCCCCGGCTCGAACATCCCGCTGTCCACCGCCCGCGTGGCGGTGGACGTCGCCGCCCCGGTGCGGCTCGACGTCTCGGGCCTGCTCCTCACCGCCGACGGCAAGGTACGTTCCGACGACGACTTCATCTTCTACAACCAGCCCTCGGGCCCGGGCGTGACCTACCGCTCGGGCGGCGGCACGGCGCCGGACGCGATCGTGGTGGACACGGCCGCCGTGCCGCCGGGCATCGAGAAGATCGTCGTCACCGCGAGCCCGGACGCGGCCGGCCAGACCTTCCAGGGCATCGAGCCCACGGCCACGATCAAGGCCGACGACGGCTCCGTGCTGGCCACGTTCACGCCGCCGCAGCTCGGCACCGAGACGGCTCTCGTGATCGTCGAGATCTACCTCCGCAACGGCGCCTGGAAGGCGCGCGCGGTGGGCCAGGGCTATGCGAACGGCCTGGCGGGCATCGCCACGGACTTCGGTGTGAGCGTCGAAGAGCCCGCGGCACCGGCTCCGGCCCCCGCGCCGGTGCAGCCCGCACAGCCCGTGCAGGCCATGCCCGCGCCGACCACTCCCCCGGTCGACCCGCGCGTGGCCCCGCCCGCGCCCACCGCCGCCCCGGCAGCCCCGCCCGCCGCTCCCGCTCCGGGCGCCGGGAAGATCAATCTGGACAAGGGCCGCGTCAGCCTCCAGAAGAACCAGACGGTGTCTCTGGTCAAGGGCGGGCAGCCGCTGCTCTCGCAGGTCAAGATGGGCCTCGGCTGGGAGCCCGCGTTCCGCGGCAAGGACATCGACCTGGACGCGTCGGTCATCGCCTTCGGCCCCCAGCGCAACCACGTGGACAGCTGCTACTTCGGCAAGCTCTCGATCGTGAACGGCGCGATCAAGCACTCCGGCGACAACCTCACGGGCGAGGGCGGCGGGGACGACGAGGTCATCGTCGTCGACCTGGGCCGGCTCCCGCAGGAGGTGACGGGCCTGGTGTTCACGGTGAACTCGTTCTCGGGCCAGAAGTTCACCGAGGTCGCCAAGGCGTACTGCCGCCTCATCGACGCGGCGACGGGCGAGGAGCTGGTCCGCTTCGACCTGACGAACGCGGAGGCGCAGACGGGCGTGATGATGGCGAAGCTGATCCGCCAGTTCTCCGGCGAGTGGGACATGACGGCCATGGGCGACTTCGTGAAGTCGCGGACGGTACGCGGCATGGTCAAGCCGGCGGCACAGGCACTCTGA